The window GGCGGGACCAGTCCCTGGTGGGCCACATGGGCGAGGACGAGGCGAGCTGGACCTACGACGGGGTCCGCCACGGTGGCTTCTACACCCAGGACGATCTACGGGGCCTGGTGGAGTACGGCCAGAAGCGCGGTGTGATGATCGTGCCCGAGGTGGACCTGCCCGGGCACATGCAGGCCGTGGTGGCCTCCTACCCGGAGCTCGGCAACAACCCCAGCCAGCAGATCGGTGTGCGTGAGGTGTGGGGCATCTCGGACCATGTCCTCGGTGTCTCCGACCAGGTCTTCGAGTTCCTCCGCGACGTGCTCACCCAGGTGGCCGACATCTTCCCCGCCCCCTTCTTCCACATCGGCGGCGACGAGTGCCCGCGGGTGGAATGGGAGCGCTCCACCGAGGCCCGCGCCCGGATGACGGAGTGGGGCTACACCCGGGTCTCGGAGATCCAGGGCCGCTTCACCCAGTTCGCCTACGACGTGCTCACCGAGAAGGGCAAGCGTGTGATCGGTTGGGACGAGGTGCTGGAGACGCACCTGCCCGACGACATGGTGATCATGAACTGGCGCCACGGCAACGGCGTGAAGACCTCCACCGAGCGCGGCTTCCAGACGGTCATCGCCAACAACGAGCACCTCTACTTCGACCACTACCAGGCCAAGAGCGAGGGTGAGCCGCTGGCGATCGGTGGCCACACCTCGATCAAGGACGTGTACACCGCCGACTACTCCCCCAAGAAGCTCACCGAGGACGAGCAGAAGCTCGTGATCGGCATGCAGGGGCAGCTGTGGACGGAGTACATCCCCACCCTCGAGCACCTGCAGTACATGGCGTTCCCCCGCATGTGCGCTGTCGCCGAGCGCGCCTGGGGCTCCCCTGAGCAGAGCTGGGAGGAGTTCGAGGAGCGCCTGCGGGGTCACCTGCCGCGACTGGACGCCTTCGGCATCCGGTACCGCCCGCTGGACTGACATGCCCGAGCGCGAGGTACATCCGTACGGGCGTTCTGCCGACGACGTCCGTCGCCGCTCCCTGCGGACCAGCCGGACCCGCAGGCTGCGCATCACCCAGTTGGTGGTGTTCGCGGTCCTGATGGTCACGCTGGTGGCGATCGGTGCGTACGCCCTGCAGGAGCTGCGCGACCCACCGCCGGAGCCCGGGGTCATCGAGCAGAAGACCTTCCGCTCGGCCGGCGCGGAGCTCGCCTGCCCTGAGCCGGGGGCAGCGCCGCTGCCCCCGGCCGAGGTGCAGGTGCGGGTGCTGAACGGCACCGGGCGCAGCGGGTTCGCAGGCTCGATCTCCGAGGAGCTGGCCGAGCGGGGCTACGTCATGGGGGATCCGGGCAACACCACTCAGGCCAGCGGTCCGGCGATCATCGTGCACGGTCCCGACGGGTACCTGGCGGCGCAGTCGCTCTTGGCACAGGTGCCCGGGGCACAGCTGAGGATGGAGCAGCGCGAAGGCGTCGCGGTGGACCTGCTGCTGGGCGATGGCTTCCCGGGCCTTGCGGCGCCTGAGGCGGCCCAGCAGGTGCTCGACCAGCCCGTCCAATCGCCCGAGGGCTGCTGAGACGTCCGTGGGCCGCTGGGCCGTCAGTCCTCCCAGTCGCGGCGATCCAGCTCCATCCTCGAGCCGATCCACAGCGAGATCACCCCGGCGAACATCAGCAGCAGCACCACGGTGCCGAACACCACCGAGGTCGAGCGGGACGCGGGCAGCAGACCGGCCAGCAGGCTGTTGATCCCGCTGGGGTCCGTTCGTGGCTCCCCGCCCCCGGCCACCGCCGGATCCACCTCGATGGTCAGGGACGCCTGGGTGGGGATGCCCTGACTGTCCCACACCACGTAGATGATCGGCGAGGTACGGCCCACGAATCCTTCCTCCGGGGTGAAGGTGATCGAGCCGTTCTGCGCCACGCTGTACTCGCCCTCCGAGGGCACCACCAGGCGCTCCCCGGTCCCGTCCCACAGGTCGGCCAGGTTCGTGGCCTGCATGGATCGGATCTTCAACGAGGAGGGCACCAGCGCCTGGGATCCGCTGCCGGCGGTGTCGTTGGCCAGCACGTCCACCGTGATCGCTGCTCCCGGCGCTGTGCGCTCCTCGTCATCGCGAAGGGTGGCGATGGTCGGGGACACCACCGCGGTCAGGGCGGCGTCGACGGGGTTGTCGGCGTACACCCCGCTGCCGATGATGCCCACCGGGGTGGACTCCCCCCGGAACGAGGCGTCCGGGGTCATGGTGATGGTGCGGGACTCCTCCTCGATCCTCCAGGTCCCTTCCCCCGGCTGGCGCAGTGCGAGGCCGTTGCCGGAGATGATCGCGTCCTCGGAGAGCGGCTCGGGATCGAATCGGATCGAGTCGGCGCGCACGTCGCGCACACCCACGGAGAGGTCGAAGACCAGGGTCTCGCCCGGCAGGGCCGCCTGGGTGCGGTCCACCAGCAGCGGGTAGGAGGGGCTGAGCAGCGCGGGAGCGGCCTCCGCGCCCTCGCCGTCGCCGCCTCGCACCCCCATCGCTGCTGCCTGGTCCACCAGCGGGCTCTCCGGGGAGAAGCGCACGGTGGCGGAGTCGCGGTCCAGGGTCCAGGTGCCCTGCCCGGGCACCACCACCTCGGTATCGGAGACCACCTCGGCGGCGTCCCCCGGCGGGGGCATGAGGGCCAGGGTGGAGGGGTCCACGTGCTGCTGGGCCTCGCCCACCGAGTAGACGATGTCCTCACCGAAGGGTGCGGAGTGGTACAGGTCGGAGATGACCGGGACGGTCACGGCGACCCGGCCCGAGGAGAGCGGTCCCCCCTCCTCGTCCACCACGAGGTACGTCACCGGGTCGGGCTGGCGGCCCAGCCGTGTGCCGGAGGGTTCGTAGGTGACGGTCGCATCATCAGCGGAGGCGACCCAACGTCCCTGCTCGGGGATGTACAGGCTGCTGCCGTCCTGGGTCTTCGCCGAGCCCGCCGGAAGGGCGTCGAGCTGCAGCTGGATCCTGCCTCCCTCGGGCACCAGTTCGTCGGGGGTCAGCTCCACAGGTTCGCCGGCGGAGCCGCGCCCCTCGGTGTCGGTGGACGCCAGCACCACCGGGGTGAGGGTGACCGGTTCCGAGCGGTGGCCGTGGATGCTCTCGATCGTGAGCGCGATGGGCAGCTCACCGCCCACGACGCCGGGGGCTGGGGTGAAGACGATGTCACGGCCCACGATCCCCCAGGTGCCCTCGTCCTGGATGGTGAGGGTGTCGCCGTCCTCCCCCAGGGTCATCCGGGACGCCTGCTCGGCGGGGAGCTCCGCAGGGATCTCGAGGCGTGCGGTGCCGTGGTCGAGCTCCGTCTGGGTGGCGTCCTCCAGCAGGGAGTCCAGGGGGACCGCCGTGGCCGAGCCCGGTGCGATGGGCAACGTGGTGGACTCCAGCGGGACCTCGAAGGGGCCGTCCTCGCCGATGGCCCCGGCCGGGGCAGCGACCCCGGTCACGAGCAGGGCGGTCGTCAGCAGCGTGGCGGCCCGCAGGGGCAGGGCGCCACGGCTCCTGGGTGACCTGGGATCCCGCATCCGGCAAGCGTAGCAAGTAGGGTCCTTCACGCTGCGGGCAGGCAGGTCGGGCACCAGGGGCAGGCCCTACAGTGGCCCCATGGATGACAGCGGCACCATGGAAGAGCACGGCTCACCTGCTTCGGACCACGACCTCGATCTGACCGCGCTGCCTCCGTTGGGCGAGGTGCTCGATGGGCTCACCGGGCATGTCGCGGCATGGATGCACACGCAGCGCTGGTACGCGCACAAGGGCACCGGTGTGCCCCGCGTGCAGCTGCGTGGCTGGGCGCCTCTGCGCATCGCCTCCGACCACCTGGTGGTGGCCACCGTGATGGGTGCGGCGATCGGCACGGGCGATCCGGGGAACGAGTCGGCGGGCATCTCAGCGCGTGCTGAGGCGCTGTACCAGGTTCCGCTGGTGCTGCGTCGACCCGACGGTGTCGAGGCCCCTGAGGAGGGTGCGGAGATCGGTGTGCTGGCCGTACCGGGCGGCCCGCTGCGGGTGGACGACGCCACCAAGGACCTGGATGGCCGCGCTGCCCTGGTCGCCCTGATCGCCGCAGGTGCCGGTGCAGCCGGACCGGACCTGCGGCTCTCCGCGACTGCCCTCCACCCCTCCGGTGCGGAGGGAACCTCCCCCCTGCCCGTCGGTCCCGGAGCACGATCCCGGCTGCTGTCCGGCGAGCAGTCCAACACCTCGATGATCTTCGAGGCCGACGATGCCCGACCGGTGATCGTGAAGCTGTTCCGGGTGCTGCAGGACGGGCAGAACCCCGACGTGGTGCTGCAGGCGGCCCTCACCGCGGCCGGCTCCACGCGGGTGCCGCCCGTGGTGGGTGAGGCGCACCTGGCGCTGGGAGAGCTGCGTGCCCATGCCCTGTTCGCCCAGGAGTTCCTGCCGGATGTGGAGGACGCCTGGCGCACTGCCCTGCGGGAGGCCGTTGACGGGGAGGACTTCTCGGCCGCTACCCGCCGTCTGGGCGCCACCCTCGCGGAGGTGCACCGCGACCTCGCCGCTGCACTGGGCACCGTGCGCACCGATCAGGAGCTCGCCACGGCGATGGTGGACCAGATGCGGGAGCGCCTGGACGAGGTGTCCTCGCAGGTGCCTGCAGTGCAGCAGCACCGGTCCACCCTCGAGGCCCTGCAGCGCCGGGCACTCGAGGCGGCGTGGCCGGCGATGCAGCGCATCCACGGCGACCTCCACCTGGGGCAGGTGCTGGCAGCGCCTGGTCGTGGCTGGGTGCTGCTGGACTTCGAGGGTGAGCCGCTGCGTCCTCTCGCCCAGCGGTCCCGGCCGGACTCCCCCTTGCGGGACGTGGCCGGCATGCTGCGCAGCCTGGACTACGCCGCTGGTGCCGTCGCCCTCGAGCACGGGCGCGACGTGACCGACTGGTCGGGCAGGGCCCGCGAGGCATTCCTCGCCGGGTACACGCAGGGCGCCGGGATCCCGGCGGAGGACCCGTCGCTGCGGGTGCTGCTGGCCGCGTTCGAGGCCGACAAGGCCGTGTACGAGGCGCTGTACGAGGCACGGAACCGGCCCGACTGGCTGCCCATCCCCATGGGGGCGCTGGAGCGGATCAGTGCAGCGGCCGCGGGGGCGGGGTCAGCGGGCTGATCGGGGATGACGGGCTGGTGGTGGCCAGCGGCTGCATCGAGCCCGGCAGGAAGGGCATGCTGATCGCCCGCACGGCGACCCGCACCCCGATCACCACGTCGAGCCGCACCCCCGTACGGTCCCGCCAGGTGGCGGTGCGCACTCCACTGTCCGTGTGGTCCTCGGTACGGGCCATCCGCTGCTGCTCCAGGGCTGTGTCCACGGCGCCCAGCAGCTGATCGGCGTCAGCGGCGGAGAGGTCGAGCGCGTTCTGCGCCACCAGCAGGGCGCTGACATGGCACATGGTCTCCAAGCCGTTCCAGGCGTCGCCCGAGGGGCGGTCGCGCTGCGGCCTGTGGTCCTCGAACAGCCCCAGGGAGGGCTGTTCGTACAGGAGAGCACCGGTGGCCACGGCCAGCAGGTCGCGGATCTGCACGTGGGTCTCGTCCTGGGAGGCGATCGAGTCGTGATCCATGGGGTCCTCGGCAGGAAGCACTGACATCGTCGTCCCCCTCCTGCGTGCGTCCCCGGTCATCGGTGCGTCCCGGTCCGGCACCCGCGAATCGGTTGCCGTCCAGGGTAGGGGCGCACGGGAGTTATGCCGATGGGGAGAACTCCCCATCGACGGGCGGGCCCCGTCATGCCGGGACGGGCACGAACTCGATCGGGGCCACCGAGGAGTAGCGGTCCTGGCGGATGGACACCACGCCCACGCCGCCGATGAACGGGGCCAGGGCCTGCGGGTTCTTGCCGGGGTTGGCGAGGATCACCTGGAAGCCGAAGTGTCGGAAGGACTCCATCGCGGCGGTGATGAACTTGCCCGCCCCCTTGGAGAACGCCTCGTCGATGATGATCGGGGCGTAGCGGGGCACGTCCTGCCCGGTCCCGGCCAACTGGTAGCGCAGCGCGGCGGCGAGGCAGAAGGTGGCCAGGCGCTCGTTCTGGCCACCGGAGAGGGGCCCGCCGGACTCGTGCGCGTGGACCACTGTCCCTTCGGTGTCCACTTCCTCGGCGTGGAAGTGGACGTGGCGGCGCACGTCCAGGATTGCCCGGGAGACCTGGTCGTCCTTGGTGCGGGCCGCGGAGATCAGGTCCATCAGGTGGCGCAGGGAGAGGAAGCGCTGCTCGGCCAGTTCCCGGTCGCGGCTGATGTCGTTCTGGGTGGTGTCCACCACCGCGTCCTCCAGTGCCCGCTTGAACTCGTCGAGCGCCGCCAGGTGCACGGGCCGCATGGACAGCTGCAGGTAGCGCCCGGCATGGAACTCCACCTGGGCCAGCAGGGCGTTGATGCGCTGCAGGCGCTTGCGGATCTCGGCGGGCTCCCGGGCGATGGCGGTGGCCAGGGCCTGCACGTCACCCAGGGTGTTGCCGGTGAAGAACTCGAAGAAGCGGTCCTCCACCTCCGGCAGCTTCTCCTCCTCGATGCGCTGCAGGATCGCCAGGAAGTCCGCGGCGGCGTCGAGACTGGTGTCGGTGTCCCCGGCCTGCGCGGGCCAGCGGCGGGCGAACTCCCGCATGGCGGTGCGCATGTCCTCCTCGGCGCGGGAGGTGCGGCGGGTGAGGTCCATCAGCTCCGCGTCCAGGGTGGCGGAGGCGTCCTTGGTGACCTGGTCGATGGTGGACAGCACCAGGGTGGGGGCGATCGCAGCGAAGCGCTCGGCCAGCTCCGCCTCCACCTCCGGTGTGAGGGAGCGCTCGGCGAGCCTGCCGCGGGCCTGGGCGAGGCGCTCGGCGGCGCGCTCCGCCTGCTCACCGAGCTTGCCGGCGGTGCGCACCACCTCCAGCAGCTCCTCGTCGGCGTCGGCGATGGCCTGCTCGACGTCATCGATCTGGCGGGCCAGCTCGGTCAGGGCAGCGGAGCCGTCCTCTGCGGCGCGCACCATGTCACGCAGATTGGCGATACGCCGGGCCACCGAGGCGGCATCGATGTCGTCCCAGGCCACGGCACTGATGGCCTGGAGGGCATACAGGTGCTCACGGCGGCGCCGCCGCTCGGCCTCCACGTCGGTACGGCGGGCCTGGGCCTCGAACAGGGCCTGCTCGGCGCGGGTGCGCTCGGCCTCGAACACGGAGCGCTTGGCGCGGTTGTCGAAGCCCAGCACCCACTGGGAGCGGTCGTTGATCTGCCGGTCGGCGTTCTTCTCGTGGCGGGTGGCGGAGTGCTTGATCTGCCCAGAGCGCAGCACGGCGCGGGAGAGACGGGTGAACTCCTCGAGGGTCTCGGCGCAGGTGTAGTCCATGCGGGAGGCAATCTCGTGGCTGAGCCACGCGTGGAACTCGCCGTCCTTGACGTCGAGCTTGGCGGCCAGGGAGCGCTCGTCGATGTTCTTGGCGGGGCGGCGCAGATCGGTGTTGACCCGGTTGTAGGAGATGCGGCGGCGCAGCTTGGTGCGGTCAATCACCGCGGCAACGTCCCGGTAGGCCCGCTCGGGCACCAGGATCGAGCGGGCAAGGCCCCGCAGGGCCTGCTCGGCGGCGGCTGTCCACTCCTCCTCGCCGGCGCGCACCTGCAGCAGCTCGGCGGCGAACGGCAGCTCTGTGGGGGCGATGCCCACCTCGGCGGCGATCGCGTCGCGCAGCGCGACGTCCTCGGAGTGCAGGTTCGAAGCGCGGGAGGTGAGGGACTTCAGCTCCTGGCGGGTGTTCTCCAGCTTCGTGGCGAGATCGCGCACGGCGGCCTCGGCGTCCCAGCGGGCGGTGTCGGAGTCCTTCTCCTGGGCCTCCAGGGCCTCGCGGCGGGCGGTGACGTCCCGCTGCAGGGAGAGGAACACGTCCTCGCTGACGGGGGTGCCCAGCTCCACGGTGGCCAGCTGGGCGGCGAACTCGGTGCCGCGCTCGCGGCGCCGTTCGCGCTCCACCTCCAGGCCGGCGATCTGCTGCTTCCAGTCGTCGATCTCGCCGCCGCCGGCGCGTCGGCGCTGCTCCTTCAGCTGGGCGAGGTCGGCGCGGGCCTCGGCCACGTCCTGGGTGAGGCGGCGCTGCTGGGCGCCCATCCGGTCGCGCTCGAGCTGCAGGCGCTGCTCCTCGTCGCCGAGCAGGCGCACCAGGTGCTGGGCGGCGTACACGTCGATGTCGGAGCGGCGGTCCACCAGTTCCGCGCCGCGGGTGCGCATCGCGGTCCAGTTCTCGTGGTCCTCACGCAGGCCGCGCAGCAGGTCGCGCTGCTCGCGGGCGGTGACCAGCGCCTCGTACACCTCGGAGAGGTTGTGGAAGTTGGCCAGGGCCTGGTCGGCCAGCTCGAAGGTGCGCGGCGCATCCAGCATGTAGTCGCGCAGCAGGCCGTTGACGTCGCCCAGCTCCTTGGCGGACTGGATCTTGTGCAGCAGTCCCAGGGCCTTCTCATCGGGGATGCCGAGCACCTGGCAGAACGCGGCGCGGTACTCGCGGAACTGGCGGAAGGTCTCGGTGCCGGGGTGGGCGGCCTCCAGGGCCTTGCCCTCGATCTGAGTGGAGACGAACTGGCGCAGGTCGCTCACGTCCAGGGGCTTCCGGGCGATGACGTACAGGCTCTTCACGTCCGAATCGGCGCTGTGGCCGGCGTGCAGCAGCAGCAGGCGGGACAGCTGCACGGTGCCGCCCTGGCCGTCGGAGTAGCGCAGGGTGATCACCGACAGGGTGGTCTTCTCCCGCAGCACTTCCTGGCTGAACTCGCCGGTGGCCTGGTCGTAGTGCATTGCCCAGGCGCCGCGCACGTAGCTGGCCACGGTGCGGCGGTACTTGGAGCGGGCCGGGCCCGCATCGGAGGCGGCGGCGTTGAACTGCAGGGTGCGCGGCGGGGTGAGCAGGGCGCTGATCGCGTCCAGCAGGGTGGACTTGCCGGTGCCGGGGCCGCCGGTGAGGAAGAAGCCCTTGGGGGAGATCGCCAGGTCATGGGTGCCGTGGAAGGTGCCCCAGTTGGAGACCTGCACGTGGGTGAGGCGCCACTGGCCCGGATGCGGGTGATCGGGGTCGGTCACGACGGGTTCGGCGGTCGCGTCCCGGCCCGCGCTCACGCCCGGCAGGTCGAGGGTCTCAGCAGTGGATTCCACCCCGGTAGGCTACCGGGCCGCACGGGTGAGCGGGTTCTCTTAGTAGGCCGCACGCTGGACATTACTAATAGGTAGCACGACGATGAGGTGATGACACCTTCCGGCTCCGCCCCCGACCGCGCCCCCGGCGCGCCACCGGCCGACCCCGGATCGCCCACCCCCTCCCCCGCACCTCACTCCCCCGTGTTCGGCAACCGCCGCGCACTGCTGCGCGGAATCGGGTGGGCGACCCCGACGGCGGTGGTCTCCACAGTGGTGCCCGCATACGCCATGTCGCAGCACGATGTGCGGTTCGATGTGAACTTCGACGGCGGCAGTGGTGCGAACGGCTTCTACAACACGACCTACCTCAATCTCGGCATAGCGCCCGGTGGCACGGCCCCGTTCGTGCTCACGCAGGACCTCGTGATCTCTGTGGAGGTCGTGGGGCTGAACCCCGACAGTTCCCGGGAAAGATCATTCAGTGCCGGCTCCAGTGACGGGACGATCGTCCGCGGCACGTACAACCCGGCGACACGCACCATCCCTCTCACATGGACGATCAGGGCGGGCCGAAGCATCCCGAGAGCCGGCATCGCGACAAGCAACCCTGATATCTACTTCATCTTCAACGACGGTGGCCTCAGCAACCGCATCACCAACAAGATCGTGATCACCAGCATCACGGGAGGAAGCACCTCCCGTGCACTGCCGATCGACTCTTCGGTGATCAAGGACTACAGGTCGGGCAACGTCAGTCCTGACGGCATCTACTGAGTGCCCTGACTGCGCCCGCCGATCCATGTGGCAGACAACTCCGGAGTGGGAGCGCGAGGTCAGCCGGCATTGTCGATGAGGTCGACGATCTGCTGGCAGCCGTGCTGCGCGGCGAGGTCGCGGGGCGAGGTGCCGGCACCGTCGGGGATGGTGACATCGGCCCCGGCCTCGATGAGCAGCCGCGCGGTCTCCACGTGGTCCTCGCTGCAGGTGCCCAGCACGATCACCTCGTGCAGTGCGGTCCAGGAGAGGTTGTTGACGTGGTCCACGGGCACGCCCGCCTCCAGCAGGATCTTCACCGTGCTCACGTGGCCGTGCTCGCTGGCCGGGATCAGCGCGGTGCCGCCGTAGCGGTTGGTGGAGGTCACGTCGGCGCCGTGCCGCAGGGTGGCCTCGAGGATCTCGTCCAGGCCCTCGGCCCCGGCGTAGAGGAACGCCGAGTCCTGGATGGCGTCCTTCGCGTTCGGGTCCGCACCGTGCTCCAGCAGCACGGTGGCGACCTCGACGTGGTCGGCGCGGGTGGCGATCAGCACGGCGGGGCGGTCCTCGGTGTCGCGGGCGTCGGCATCGGCGCCGTCGGCGAGCGCCTGCCGGGCGGCATCGGCGTCACCGTCGGCAGCGGCCTGCAGGAGGGCCTGGTCGGCAGCGGACGATCGGGGCGGTGCGTTCACGGGGGTCTCCTGCGTGGTGGGTGCGGAGGTGGGGACTTCGGGTGACGTGCAACCGGAGTGCACGGCGATGATCAGCAGCAGCGCGGCGATGGTACGCACGTCACCTCGCATGGCGCACCTCCGGTTCGTCGCCGTGTGCCCCGGCCGCCTCGAGCTCCTGGAGGATCTCCCGCGCCCTGGCCACGGAGACCGAGGTGCCTCCCCTGGCGGCGATCTCGCGCAGTCCCGTCCCGATCACCCGCTCGGGATCCAGCAGGCCGCGACGGATCGCCTCGGCCAGGTGCCGACGACCCTCGTGCATCTGGGCGAGGACCTGGGTGGTCCACCTCGGGAGCGACCCTGCGCCGCCATCGGTACCGGCGGTGGCACGGGCTTCGTCGGCCGCGCGGTCCAGCATCACCGTCCACAACGGCCAGAGCACACCGAGCGCCGCGTGGTTGCGGGTGAGCAGCCACAGGAACGGCTGGGGTGAGGCATCGGTCCCGGTCAGCAGACGGCGCAGCACCAGCTCCAGCACACGGTCGTCGAACTGGAGTGTGCGCAGCAGGGCCCTCCAGTTCTCACCCAGTGCCCAGAGCGTGCCCTTCTTGTCCCGCCCAGCCTCCTCGATCGACCAGTCGCGCTTGGCCTTCGCGTCGGCCGCCCAGTCGGTGAGCAGGGCGGCGATCATCACCGGAGGAAGGGGCCGGTCCCGGCCGGGCAGCGTGCCCGGGGAGTCCCACCCTCCACGTCGCCACGTCGCCGTTTGCCAGTGCAGCCCGCCATCCCTCCAGGTCAGAGCTAGCCTATGGGTGCCGTGTTCGTGGTCGATGCCCCCTTCCCGCAGCTCCAAGGTGCGCGCGTACAGGATGGGTCGGTTCACGTCCGCGTGCACCAGTACTGCCCGCGGGTGATCCTCGGGGGATGACCAGGCCGGGTCGTGATCGCCGCGGCGCGAAGGCACCGGTAGCTCCAGTTCGAGCGCCCAGGGGCTCTC is drawn from Brachybacterium muris and contains these coding sequences:
- a CDS encoding beta-N-acetylhexosaminidase, with translation MPDPLALVPLPQSVIYSHGVWETTDPWAGLSIGISEDLPRTEYTLSISPAGANLSAGSEAALADGRNTFAQIVAGSGGSIPCVSIVDSPKYAWRGMHLDVSRHFFTVQEVETMIDAMALHRLNVLHLHLTDDQGWRVEIKGYPKLTEVGAWRDQSLVGHMGEDEASWTYDGVRHGGFYTQDDLRGLVEYGQKRGVMIVPEVDLPGHMQAVVASYPELGNNPSQQIGVREVWGISDHVLGVSDQVFEFLRDVLTQVADIFPAPFFHIGGDECPRVEWERSTEARARMTEWGYTRVSEIQGRFTQFAYDVLTEKGKRVIGWDEVLETHLPDDMVIMNWRHGNGVKTSTERGFQTVIANNEHLYFDHYQAKSEGEPLAIGGHTSIKDVYTADYSPKKLTEDEQKLVIGMQGQLWTEYIPTLEHLQYMAFPRMCAVAERAWGSPEQSWEEFEERLRGHLPRLDAFGIRYRPLD
- a CDS encoding Ig-like domain-containing protein produces the protein MRDPRSPRSRGALPLRAATLLTTALLVTGVAAPAGAIGEDGPFEVPLESTTLPIAPGSATAVPLDSLLEDATQTELDHGTARLEIPAELPAEQASRMTLGEDGDTLTIQDEGTWGIVGRDIVFTPAPGVVGGELPIALTIESIHGHRSEPVTLTPVVLASTDTEGRGSAGEPVELTPDELVPEGGRIQLQLDALPAGSAKTQDGSSLYIPEQGRWVASADDATVTYEPSGTRLGRQPDPVTYLVVDEEGGPLSSGRVAVTVPVISDLYHSAPFGEDIVYSVGEAQQHVDPSTLALMPPPGDAAEVVSDTEVVVPGQGTWTLDRDSATVRFSPESPLVDQAAAMGVRGGDGEGAEAAPALLSPSYPLLVDRTQAALPGETLVFDLSVGVRDVRADSIRFDPEPLSEDAIISGNGLALRQPGEGTWRIEEESRTITMTPDASFRGESTPVGIIGSGVYADNPVDAALTAVVSPTIATLRDDEERTAPGAAITVDVLANDTAGSGSQALVPSSLKIRSMQATNLADLWDGTGERLVVPSEGEYSVAQNGSITFTPEEGFVGRTSPIIYVVWDSQGIPTQASLTIEVDPAVAGGGEPRTDPSGINSLLAGLLPASRSTSVVFGTVVLLLMFAGVISLWIGSRMELDRRDWED
- a CDS encoding phosphotransferase is translated as MDDSGTMEEHGSPASDHDLDLTALPPLGEVLDGLTGHVAAWMHTQRWYAHKGTGVPRVQLRGWAPLRIASDHLVVATVMGAAIGTGDPGNESAGISARAEALYQVPLVLRRPDGVEAPEEGAEIGVLAVPGGPLRVDDATKDLDGRAALVALIAAGAGAAGPDLRLSATALHPSGAEGTSPLPVGPGARSRLLSGEQSNTSMIFEADDARPVIVKLFRVLQDGQNPDVVLQAALTAAGSTRVPPVVGEAHLALGELRAHALFAQEFLPDVEDAWRTALREAVDGEDFSAATRRLGATLAEVHRDLAAALGTVRTDQELATAMVDQMRERLDEVSSQVPAVQQHRSTLEALQRRALEAAWPAMQRIHGDLHLGQVLAAPGRGWVLLDFEGEPLRPLAQRSRPDSPLRDVAGMLRSLDYAAGAVALEHGRDVTDWSGRAREAFLAGYTQGAGIPAEDPSLRVLLAAFEADKAVYEALYEARNRPDWLPIPMGALERISAAAAGAGSAG
- a CDS encoding ankyrin repeat domain-containing protein, whose translation is MRTIAALLLIIAVHSGCTSPEVPTSAPTTQETPVNAPPRSSAADQALLQAAADGDADAARQALADGADADARDTEDRPAVLIATRADHVEVATVLLEHGADPNAKDAIQDSAFLYAGAEGLDEILEATLRHGADVTSTNRYGGTALIPASEHGHVSTVKILLEAGVPVDHVNNLSWTALHEVIVLGTCSEDHVETARLLIEAGADVTIPDGAGTSPRDLAAQHGCQQIVDLIDNAG
- a CDS encoding ATP-binding protein; translation: MESTAETLDLPGVSAGRDATAEPVVTDPDHPHPGQWRLTHVQVSNWGTFHGTHDLAISPKGFFLTGGPGTGKSTLLDAISALLTPPRTLQFNAAASDAGPARSKYRRTVASYVRGAWAMHYDQATGEFSQEVLREKTTLSVITLRYSDGQGGTVQLSRLLLLHAGHSADSDVKSLYVIARKPLDVSDLRQFVSTQIEGKALEAAHPGTETFRQFREYRAAFCQVLGIPDEKALGLLHKIQSAKELGDVNGLLRDYMLDAPRTFELADQALANFHNLSEVYEALVTAREQRDLLRGLREDHENWTAMRTRGAELVDRRSDIDVYAAQHLVRLLGDEEQRLQLERDRMGAQQRRLTQDVAEARADLAQLKEQRRRAGGGEIDDWKQQIAGLEVERERRRERGTEFAAQLATVELGTPVSEDVFLSLQRDVTARREALEAQEKDSDTARWDAEAAVRDLATKLENTRQELKSLTSRASNLHSEDVALRDAIAAEVGIAPTELPFAAELLQVRAGEEEWTAAAEQALRGLARSILVPERAYRDVAAVIDRTKLRRRISYNRVNTDLRRPAKNIDERSLAAKLDVKDGEFHAWLSHEIASRMDYTCAETLEEFTRLSRAVLRSGQIKHSATRHEKNADRQINDRSQWVLGFDNRAKRSVFEAERTRAEQALFEAQARRTDVEAERRRRREHLYALQAISAVAWDDIDAASVARRIANLRDMVRAAEDGSAALTELARQIDDVEQAIADADEELLEVVRTAGKLGEQAERAAERLAQARGRLAERSLTPEVEAELAERFAAIAPTLVLSTIDQVTKDASATLDAELMDLTRRTSRAEEDMRTAMREFARRWPAQAGDTDTSLDAAADFLAILQRIEEEKLPEVEDRFFEFFTGNTLGDVQALATAIAREPAEIRKRLQRINALLAQVEFHAGRYLQLSMRPVHLAALDEFKRALEDAVVDTTQNDISRDRELAEQRFLSLRHLMDLISAARTKDDQVSRAILDVRRHVHFHAEEVDTEGTVVHAHESGGPLSGGQNERLATFCLAAALRYQLAGTGQDVPRYAPIIIDEAFSKGAGKFITAAMESFRHFGFQVILANPGKNPQALAPFIGGVGVVSIRQDRYSSVAPIEFVPVPA
- a CDS encoding LytR C-terminal domain-containing protein; translated protein: MPEREVHPYGRSADDVRRRSLRTSRTRRLRITQLVVFAVLMVTLVAIGAYALQELRDPPPEPGVIEQKTFRSAGAELACPEPGAAPLPPAEVQVRVLNGTGRSGFAGSISEELAERGYVMGDPGNTTQASGPAIIVHGPDGYLAAQSLLAQVPGAQLRMEQREGVAVDLLLGDGFPGLAAPEAAQQVLDQPVQSPEGC